In Streptomyces violaceusniger Tu 4113, one DNA window encodes the following:
- a CDS encoding zinc-dependent alcohol dehydrogenase family protein: MRAVVFDDFGRRPEVRSVEDPAPSPRGVVIRVEATGLCRSDWHGWMGHDPDIRLPHVPGHELAGVIEAVGPDVLNWRPGQRVTVPFVCACGRCAACAEGAQQVCERQTQPGFTHWGSFAEYVAIENADVNLVGIRNELSFTTAAGLGCRFATAFRAVVAQGQVAPGEWVAVHGCGGVGLSAVMIAAAAGARVVAVDISPEALALAARFGAAVCVDVASTLGSVAEAVADATGGGAHVSLDALGSPRTCAASIKSLRRHGRHVQVGLLPPAAGTPMIPMDRVIAQELRLLGSHGMAAHAYGPMMEMVEAGSLRPDLLVTDVIGLDAVPEALSTMASGARGGVTVIEPHRPPLTGN, encoded by the coding sequence ATGCGTGCTGTGGTGTTCGACGACTTCGGGCGCCGGCCCGAGGTCCGGAGCGTCGAGGACCCCGCTCCCTCCCCGCGCGGCGTGGTGATCCGCGTCGAGGCGACCGGGCTGTGCCGCAGCGACTGGCACGGCTGGATGGGCCACGACCCGGACATCCGGCTGCCGCATGTCCCCGGCCATGAGCTGGCGGGGGTGATAGAGGCGGTCGGGCCCGACGTCCTCAACTGGCGCCCGGGGCAACGGGTCACCGTGCCCTTCGTGTGTGCCTGCGGGCGCTGTGCCGCCTGCGCGGAAGGTGCCCAGCAGGTGTGCGAGCGGCAGACGCAGCCCGGGTTCACCCACTGGGGCTCGTTCGCCGAATACGTCGCGATCGAGAACGCCGATGTGAATCTGGTCGGGATACGCAACGAGCTGTCGTTCACCACGGCCGCCGGTCTGGGCTGCCGCTTCGCCACCGCCTTCCGCGCCGTCGTCGCCCAGGGCCAGGTCGCCCCGGGCGAGTGGGTCGCGGTGCACGGCTGCGGCGGGGTGGGGCTGTCCGCGGTGATGATCGCCGCCGCGGCCGGGGCCCGGGTGGTGGCGGTGGACATCTCACCGGAAGCGCTCGCCCTCGCGGCCCGGTTCGGCGCGGCGGTGTGCGTGGACGTGGCGTCCACGCTGGGCTCGGTGGCGGAGGCGGTCGCGGACGCCACGGGCGGCGGCGCGCATGTCTCGCTCGACGCGCTGGGCTCGCCGCGGACCTGCGCGGCGTCCATCAAGAGCCTGCGCCGCCACGGCCGCCATGTCCAGGTCGGGCTGCTGCCACCGGCCGCCGGGACCCCGATGATCCCGATGGACCGGGTCATCGCGCAGGAGCTGCGCCTGCTGGGCAGCCATGGCATGGCCGCCCACGCCTACGGCCCGATGATGGAGATGGTCGAGGCCGGTTCGCTGCGGCCGGATCTGCTGGTCACCGATGTCATCGGGCTGGACGCGGTCCCGGAGGCGCTGTCCACGATGGCGTCGGGGGCCAGGGGCGGGGTCACCGTCATCGAACCGCACCGCCCGCCGCTGACCGGGAACTGA
- a CDS encoding GH92 family glycosyl hydrolase, which produces MRSLIGGIRARAAGTVAGVMTAALLGGGLLGPPGAAAASTAGDPPADPTSLVHPFVGTENFGNTFPGASAPFGMVQVSPDTGGQGGYDYDQNAIHGFSQTHLSGVGCGVAGELPIMPTTGAVTDVDPDHYRSTYSHDDEEATPGYYRVGLKTYGIDAELTATRRTGWQRYTFPATGAANVLFNTGKANQNVFGSEIRVVGDRTVEGRVEAGNFCAGKDRHTVYFTATFDRPFASYGTWRGTTPSPGSREAAGEGGNGAWAGFDASQDRDVVVKVGLSYTGPEGARKNLTAETGDSYDFDATRAALHDTWRKKLDAIRVGGGTEERQRAFYTALYHAQLHPNVAGDVDGRYTGFDGATHTASGYTPYQNFSLWDTYRPQNQLLELLEPGVARDVALSVVSIGRDGGWLPRWALANSETNIMTGDPVTPFLVEAWSKGLLAGHEDEAYALLKKNATSTPPADSPYNGRSGVDYYRKLGYVPSGLKLGTDCADKGGDNDCVHPASATLEYSAADAALALMARGLGHRADARMFAERGQTFRTLWDPSIGHFRPRTADGAWVTPYDPVEAGKQFHEGGAYQYQWLVPQDPAGLVELMGGRRAAEKRLDAFFAYDKLLTDPAGTARNDWISAPYDYYGKPTYNPNNEPDLHAPYMYLWAGAPAKAATAVRAAMTLFTTGPDGMTGNDDLGTMSAWYIFSSLGLYPTMSGGDFLALSSPQFASAVVRIGAYGTRQGGTLTVTAPGASDAKRYVRGVSLGGRQVARTWLDWDQIAHGGKLAHRLSTQPSSWGTGPGAEPPSVGAPRKG; this is translated from the coding sequence ATGCGGTCGCTGATCGGTGGAATCCGTGCGCGCGCGGCGGGCACGGTCGCGGGGGTGATGACGGCGGCGCTGCTGGGCGGCGGTCTGCTGGGACCGCCGGGGGCGGCGGCCGCCTCCACGGCCGGGGACCCTCCGGCCGACCCCACCTCGCTGGTCCACCCCTTCGTGGGCACCGAGAACTTCGGCAACACCTTCCCCGGCGCGAGCGCCCCGTTCGGCATGGTCCAGGTCAGCCCGGACACCGGCGGTCAGGGCGGCTACGACTACGACCAGAACGCCATCCACGGCTTCAGCCAGACCCATCTTTCCGGCGTCGGCTGCGGGGTCGCGGGCGAGCTGCCCATCATGCCGACGACCGGTGCGGTCACCGACGTCGACCCGGACCACTACCGCTCCACGTACAGCCATGACGACGAGGAGGCCACCCCGGGCTACTACCGGGTGGGGCTGAAGACCTACGGCATCGACGCCGAACTGACCGCTACCCGGCGCACCGGCTGGCAGCGCTACACCTTCCCGGCCACCGGCGCGGCCAATGTGCTGTTCAACACCGGCAAGGCCAATCAGAACGTCTTCGGCTCCGAGATCCGCGTGGTCGGGGACCGGACCGTCGAGGGCCGGGTGGAGGCCGGGAACTTCTGCGCCGGAAAAGACCGGCACACCGTCTACTTCACCGCCACCTTCGACCGCCCCTTCGCCTCCTACGGCACCTGGCGCGGCACGACCCCCTCCCCCGGCTCCCGCGAGGCGGCCGGAGAGGGCGGCAACGGCGCCTGGGCCGGCTTCGACGCGAGCCAGGACCGGGATGTGGTGGTCAAGGTCGGGCTGTCGTACACCGGGCCGGAAGGCGCCCGTAAGAACCTTACGGCCGAGACCGGGGACTCCTACGACTTCGACGCCACCCGCGCCGCGCTGCACGACACCTGGCGCAAGAAGCTCGACGCGATCCGGGTCGGCGGCGGCACCGAGGAGCGGCAGCGCGCCTTCTACACCGCGCTGTACCACGCGCAACTGCACCCCAATGTGGCGGGCGACGTGGACGGCCGCTACACCGGTTTCGACGGCGCGACCCACACCGCCTCCGGCTATACGCCGTACCAGAACTTCTCGCTGTGGGACACCTACCGGCCGCAGAACCAGCTACTGGAACTGCTGGAGCCGGGGGTGGCCCGCGATGTCGCGCTGTCGGTCGTCTCCATCGGCCGGGACGGCGGCTGGCTGCCGCGCTGGGCGCTGGCCAACAGCGAGACCAACATCATGACGGGTGACCCGGTGACCCCGTTCCTCGTCGAGGCGTGGTCCAAGGGGCTGCTGGCCGGGCACGAGGACGAGGCGTACGCACTTCTGAAGAAGAACGCGACCAGCACCCCGCCCGCCGACTCCCCCTACAACGGCCGCTCCGGAGTGGACTATTACCGCAAGCTGGGCTACGTCCCCTCGGGGCTGAAGCTCGGCACCGACTGCGCCGACAAGGGCGGTGACAACGACTGCGTCCACCCCGCCTCGGCCACCCTGGAGTACTCCGCCGCGGACGCCGCGCTCGCCCTGATGGCGCGCGGGCTCGGACACCGCGCCGACGCCCGGATGTTCGCCGAGCGCGGCCAGACCTTCCGCACGCTGTGGGACCCGTCGATCGGCCACTTCCGGCCGCGCACGGCCGACGGCGCGTGGGTGACCCCGTACGACCCGGTGGAGGCGGGCAAGCAGTTCCACGAGGGCGGCGCCTACCAGTACCAGTGGCTGGTGCCGCAGGACCCGGCCGGTCTGGTGGAGCTGATGGGCGGCAGGCGCGCGGCCGAGAAGCGGCTCGACGCCTTCTTCGCCTACGACAAGCTGCTCACCGACCCGGCGGGCACGGCCCGCAATGACTGGATCTCCGCCCCGTACGACTACTACGGCAAGCCCACCTACAACCCCAACAACGAGCCCGATCTGCACGCCCCGTACATGTATCTGTGGGCGGGCGCGCCCGCGAAGGCGGCGACCGCGGTACGGGCGGCGATGACCCTGTTCACCACCGGGCCGGACGGGATGACCGGCAATGACGACCTCGGCACGATGTCGGCCTGGTACATCTTCTCCTCGCTGGGCCTGTACCCGACGATGAGCGGCGGGGACTTCCTCGCCCTGTCCAGCCCGCAGTTCGCCTCGGCCGTGGTCCGCATCGGAGCGTACGGCACCCGGCAGGGCGGCACGCTGACGGTCACCGCACCGGGCGCGAGCGACGCCAAGCGGTATGTGCGCGGCGTCTCGCTGGGCGGCCGTCAGGTGGCGCGGACCTGGCTGGACTGGGACCAGATCGCCCACGGCGGGAAGCTGGCCCACCGGCTGTCCACACAGCCGTCGTCCTGGGGCACCGGCCCGGGCGCGGAACCGCCCTCGGTGGGCGCCCCCCGCAAGGGCTGA
- a CDS encoding SDR family NAD(P)-dependent oxidoreductase: protein MRIDGTTVLLTGATGGIGQTLAHALAAKGAKLLLTGRREEVLRPLAERLGGRVIVADLAERSDLERLIEEAADARILIANAALPSSGPVLDYRPEELDRALDVNLRAPMLLSRLMAPRMVESGSGQLVMIGSLSGRTASPGAALYNAAKFGLRGFALGLRQDLHGTGVGVSLVQPGFVGDAGMFADAGTSLPTGVRTISSRRVAAATIRAIERNRAEVNVAPLELRLGSALGGLFPTLAERAQRGAGAGETSRQLADGQRGKR from the coding sequence ATGCGGATCGACGGCACGACCGTCCTGCTCACCGGGGCCACCGGCGGCATCGGGCAGACGCTGGCCCACGCGCTCGCGGCCAAGGGTGCCAAGCTGCTGCTCACCGGGCGCCGCGAGGAGGTGCTGCGGCCACTCGCAGAGCGGCTGGGCGGCCGGGTGATCGTCGCCGATCTGGCCGAACGGTCCGATCTGGAGCGCCTGATCGAGGAGGCGGCGGACGCCCGGATCCTCATCGCCAACGCCGCGCTGCCCTCCAGCGGCCCGGTCCTGGACTACCGGCCCGAGGAGCTGGACCGTGCCCTTGACGTCAATCTGCGCGCGCCGATGCTGCTGTCGCGGCTGATGGCACCGCGCATGGTGGAGTCGGGATCCGGTCAGCTTGTGATGATCGGCTCGCTGTCGGGGCGTACGGCCTCCCCCGGCGCCGCGCTCTACAACGCGGCCAAGTTCGGGCTGCGCGGCTTCGCCCTCGGGCTGCGGCAGGACCTGCATGGCACGGGGGTGGGGGTCTCGCTGGTGCAGCCCGGATTCGTGGGCGACGCCGGGATGTTCGCCGACGCGGGCACGTCCCTCCCCACCGGGGTCCGTACGATCTCCAGCCGCCGGGTGGCGGCCGCGACCATCCGGGCCATCGAGCGGAACCGGGCCGAGGTGAACGTGGCCCCGCTGGAGCTGCGCCTGGGCAGCGCTCTCGGCGGGCTGTTCCCGACCCTCGCCGAGCGGGCCCAGCGGGGTGCGGGCGCCGGGGAGACGTCCCGTCAGCTCGCCGACGGTCAGCGCGGCAAGCGCTAG
- a CDS encoding amidohydrolase family protein — MEAAEQTDPTEPPLPLLVDHHCHGVVRSELSSAAFEAFLTESDAPAALGTTFFDSQLGFAVRRWCPPLLGLEPHCPPAHYLARRRELGPREVTRRLLSAAGISEFLVDTGLPGNLTTPQELALAAGGTAHEIVRLEQLAERVADTSLTADDFLAGVADGIREAARTAAGFKSVAAYRYGLDFEPDPPGPGAVHTAAEHWLARRGQGGTAAARVTDPVLLRHLLWSAAYTGLPLQLHTGFGDPDLRLDRCDPLALTDFIRAVRPTGCTLILLHGYPYHRGAAYLAAVFPHVYADVGLALSHTGARAGAVLAEMLELAPFGKVLFSTDAYGLPELYVVGARLFREALTGLLIHWVAEGAWSRRDARRVAALLGADNARRVYGLGTPAPREG, encoded by the coding sequence ATGGAGGCCGCCGAGCAGACGGATCCGACCGAGCCGCCGCTGCCGCTCCTGGTGGACCACCACTGCCATGGGGTGGTCCGCTCCGAGCTGAGCTCGGCCGCGTTCGAGGCGTTCCTGACCGAATCCGACGCGCCCGCCGCGCTCGGCACCACCTTCTTCGACAGCCAGCTCGGGTTCGCGGTGCGCCGCTGGTGTCCGCCGCTGCTCGGCCTCGAACCGCACTGCCCGCCCGCCCACTACCTCGCCCGGCGGCGCGAGTTGGGCCCGCGGGAGGTGACCCGGCGGCTGCTGAGCGCCGCCGGGATCAGCGAATTCCTGGTGGACACCGGGCTGCCAGGCAATCTGACCACCCCTCAGGAGCTGGCCCTCGCGGCGGGTGGCACCGCCCATGAGATCGTCCGTCTGGAGCAGTTGGCGGAGCGGGTCGCCGACACCTCGCTGACCGCCGACGACTTCCTGGCCGGAGTGGCGGACGGGATCCGGGAGGCGGCCCGTACGGCGGCCGGTTTCAAGTCGGTGGCCGCCTACCGCTACGGACTGGACTTCGAGCCCGATCCGCCGGGCCCCGGCGCCGTCCACACCGCCGCCGAGCACTGGCTCGCCCGGCGCGGTCAGGGCGGCACCGCCGCCGCCCGGGTCACCGACCCCGTACTGCTGCGCCATCTGCTGTGGTCGGCGGCGTACACCGGACTGCCGCTGCAACTGCACACCGGATTCGGCGATCCCGATCTGCGGCTGGACCGCTGCGATCCGCTCGCCCTCACCGACTTCATCCGCGCGGTGCGCCCCACGGGCTGCACGCTGATCCTGCTGCACGGCTATCCGTACCACCGCGGCGCCGCCTATCTGGCCGCCGTCTTCCCCCATGTCTACGCCGATGTGGGACTGGCCCTGTCGCACACCGGGGCGCGGGCCGGGGCCGTGCTCGCCGAGATGCTGGAGCTCGCCCCGTTCGGCAAGGTGCTCTTCTCGACCGATGCCTATGGGCTGCCCGAGCTGTATGTGGTGGGGGCGCGGCTCTTCCGGGAGGCGCTGACCGGGCTGCTGATTCACTGGGTCGCGGAGGGCGCCTGGTCGCGCCGCGACGCCCGGCGGGTGGCCGCGCTGCTGGGCGCGGACAACGCCCGCCGTGTCTACGGCCTCGGCACCCCGGCCCCGCGCGAGGGCTAG
- a CDS encoding glutamine synthetase family protein encodes MGTGDREQTYARARQEAERLTASGIQGIALTWVDNAGVTRAKSVPTARLPHAARRGVGMSPVFDVFLVDDSMTTSRHVGGPDGDLRLIPDLDRLIPLAAQPGWAWAPVDRYDQQGRAHPVCQRLFARRMAERARERGLSVRMGFETEWVVTTGDPDQDPPHYPSAGPAYGMARVADLADYLAELLGALDAQHTEVLQLHPEYSPGQFEVSLAPADPVGAADLAVLVRETIRACSGRAGLNPMFGPVVDPDGVGNGAHVHLSLWQGDRNLCRDGDGPHGMTATAEAFLAGVLRELPALLAIGAPSPASYLRLEPSRWAGAYQCWGLENREAAVRFITGAPDDPGAANAEIKSFDPAANPYLVAGAVIAAGLGGLDSGLSLPPPVSGDPAVEGRERRLPTSLLTALEHFEDSTVLREALGDPLFESIAAVRRAEAALFEKSSPREIAVATRRRY; translated from the coding sequence ATGGGGACCGGCGATCGTGAGCAGACATACGCACGGGCTCGGCAGGAGGCCGAGCGGCTCACCGCGAGCGGAATCCAGGGCATCGCGCTGACCTGGGTGGACAACGCGGGGGTGACCCGAGCGAAGTCCGTGCCCACCGCGCGGCTGCCCCATGCCGCACGGCGCGGGGTCGGGATGTCCCCCGTCTTCGACGTCTTTCTCGTGGACGACTCCATGACCACCAGCCGCCATGTCGGCGGCCCCGACGGGGATCTGCGGCTCATCCCCGACCTGGACCGGCTCATCCCGCTGGCCGCCCAGCCCGGCTGGGCCTGGGCCCCGGTCGACCGGTACGACCAGCAGGGCCGGGCGCACCCCGTCTGCCAGCGGCTGTTCGCCCGGCGGATGGCCGAGCGGGCGCGGGAGCGGGGGCTGAGCGTACGCATGGGGTTCGAGACCGAGTGGGTCGTCACCACCGGCGACCCGGACCAGGACCCGCCGCACTACCCCTCCGCCGGTCCCGCCTACGGCATGGCGCGCGTGGCCGACCTCGCCGACTACCTCGCCGAGCTGCTCGGGGCGCTGGACGCGCAGCACACCGAGGTGCTCCAGCTCCACCCGGAGTACTCCCCCGGGCAGTTCGAGGTGTCCCTGGCGCCCGCCGACCCGGTCGGCGCCGCCGATCTCGCCGTGCTGGTGCGGGAGACGATCCGGGCGTGCTCGGGGCGCGCCGGGCTCAACCCGATGTTCGGCCCGGTGGTGGACCCGGACGGGGTCGGCAACGGCGCCCATGTCCATCTGAGCCTGTGGCAGGGGGACCGCAATCTGTGCCGGGACGGCGACGGGCCGCACGGCATGACGGCGACGGCCGAGGCGTTCCTCGCCGGGGTGCTGCGCGAACTGCCCGCCCTGCTCGCCATCGGCGCCCCCTCCCCCGCGAGCTACCTCCGGCTCGAACCCTCGCGCTGGGCCGGGGCGTACCAGTGCTGGGGCCTGGAGAACCGCGAGGCCGCGGTGCGCTTCATCACCGGCGCACCGGACGATCCGGGGGCGGCCAACGCCGAGATCAAGTCCTTCGACCCGGCGGCCAACCCCTATCTGGTGGCGGGCGCGGTCATCGCCGCGGGCCTCGGCGGGCTGGACTCCGGGCTCTCCCTGCCGCCACCCGTCTCGGGGGACCCCGCGGTCGAGGGGCGCGAGCGGCGGCTGCCCACCTCGCTGCTCACCGCGCTGGAGCACTTCGAGGACTCGACGGTGCTGCGCGAGGCGCTGGGCGATCCGCTCTTCGAGTCGATCGCCGCGGTGCGCCGGGCGGAGGCCGCCCTGTTCGAGAAGTCGTCCCCGCGGGAGATCGCCGTCGCGACCCGGAGGCGGTACTGA
- a CDS encoding ABC transporter substrate-binding protein has translation MRPHRLFPLLSAALAGAVLTGCGSSDAASSSTSSTSSKAPESRAADGAFPRTVAHEQGSTPLKAEPKRIAAISTGQLDDLLALGVVPVATTRADYAGLVPTYLRTAFPRQAEALGAMADIGTRTSPNMEKLAAAKPDLILVNGTQGNLHATLSAIAPTVVTKGRGVNWKKDLLTVADAVGRRERARTLLTRFEKDAADQGEKLGGEHTELSMVRFNPDRVRMFGKKSFTGTIADDMGLGRPKSQRFDDISQDLSGERIPQMDGDWIFYSVQGRPGKTDTATYLSHPLWKKLGAVRAGHTVKVDDDPWYLNAGPTAARVVLHDITERLGR, from the coding sequence GTGCGCCCCCACCGTCTGTTCCCCCTGCTCTCCGCCGCCCTCGCCGGCGCCGTCCTCACCGGCTGCGGCTCCTCGGATGCCGCGTCGTCCTCGACGTCCTCCACGTCCTCCAAAGCCCCGGAGTCCCGAGCGGCCGACGGCGCCTTCCCTCGCACCGTCGCCCATGAGCAGGGCAGTACGCCGCTGAAGGCCGAGCCGAAGCGCATCGCCGCGATCAGCACCGGGCAGCTCGACGATCTGCTCGCCCTCGGCGTCGTACCGGTGGCCACCACCCGCGCCGACTACGCCGGGCTGGTCCCCACCTATCTGCGCACGGCCTTCCCCCGGCAGGCCGAGGCGCTCGGCGCGATGGCGGACATCGGCACCCGCACCTCCCCCAACATGGAGAAGCTGGCCGCCGCCAAGCCCGATCTGATCCTGGTCAACGGCACCCAGGGCAATCTCCACGCCACCCTGTCCGCCATCGCCCCGACCGTGGTCACCAAGGGCCGCGGGGTGAACTGGAAGAAGGATCTGCTGACCGTCGCCGACGCGGTGGGCCGGCGCGAGCGGGCCCGCACCCTCCTCACCCGCTTCGAGAAGGACGCCGCCGACCAGGGCGAGAAGCTGGGCGGCGAGCACACGGAGCTGTCGATGGTGCGCTTCAACCCCGACCGGGTGCGGATGTTCGGGAAGAAGTCGTTCACCGGCACCATCGCCGACGACATGGGGCTCGGCCGCCCCAAGTCCCAGCGCTTCGACGACATCTCACAGGACCTCAGCGGTGAGCGGATCCCGCAGATGGACGGCGACTGGATCTTCTACTCCGTCCAGGGCCGCCCCGGGAAGACCGACACCGCCACGTATCTGTCCCATCCGCTGTGGAAGAAGCTGGGCGCGGTCCGCGCCGGACACACCGTCAAGGTCGATGACGACCCCTGGTACCTCAACGCCGGGCCCACCGCCGCCCGGGTCGTCCTGCACGACATCACCGAGCGCCTCGGGCGCTGA
- a CDS encoding CdaR family transcriptional regulator: protein MDPSIDPMSGRPALTPELAQEIAQDIGRITGFNVLITDPGAVVIGCGDLARVGTVHEASLEVVRTGRPATHTAEQAGRMRGVRPGMSLPITVGEEVIGTVCLTGVPAEVHRFGLVVRRQTEILLEEAALLRSRLLHERAVDDFVRDIALYDPEVVDAGAVDARAVELGLAPGPARAAVLLEVSPADEGAAAVSRITVLRTVREVFRDRQDVAGVQAAGRYVVLAAAHGERTAPGRLADACGHLLSLLYDRHGLDGRMAVGEPGAGTTGMHHSYRDAATALRTGPAVFPGDRVFTAADLRIPHLLGSAPRQSRARFADAVLGELPGQPDWPTLRETLIGWAEGGFHLVRVAERLHIHRNTLLYRLEKIGKLSGRQVREPAQAIEMYLACLTDILQESATQDKVR from the coding sequence ATGGACCCCTCGATCGATCCCATGAGTGGCCGTCCCGCCCTGACCCCGGAGCTGGCTCAGGAAATCGCCCAGGACATCGGCCGGATCACCGGCTTCAATGTGCTGATCACCGACCCCGGGGCGGTCGTCATCGGCTGCGGCGACCTCGCGCGCGTCGGCACCGTCCACGAGGCGTCCCTGGAGGTGGTGCGCACCGGGCGGCCCGCCACCCACACCGCCGAGCAGGCGGGCCGGATGCGGGGGGTGCGGCCCGGGATGAGCTTGCCGATCACGGTCGGGGAGGAGGTGATCGGCACGGTCTGTCTGACCGGGGTGCCGGCGGAGGTGCACCGCTTCGGCCTGGTGGTGCGGCGGCAGACGGAGATCCTCCTGGAGGAGGCGGCGCTGCTGCGCTCGCGGCTGCTCCACGAGCGGGCGGTCGACGACTTCGTACGGGACATCGCGCTCTACGACCCCGAGGTGGTCGACGCCGGAGCGGTGGACGCCCGGGCGGTGGAGCTGGGTCTGGCCCCCGGGCCGGCCCGGGCCGCGGTGCTGCTGGAGGTGAGCCCGGCGGACGAGGGCGCGGCGGCGGTCTCCCGGATCACGGTGCTGCGGACCGTACGGGAGGTGTTCCGGGACCGGCAGGACGTGGCGGGGGTCCAGGCCGCCGGCCGGTATGTGGTGCTGGCCGCCGCGCACGGTGAGCGGACGGCGCCGGGACGGCTCGCCGACGCCTGCGGCCATCTGCTCTCGCTGCTGTACGACCGGCACGGTCTGGACGGGCGGATGGCCGTCGGCGAACCCGGCGCGGGCACCACCGGGATGCACCACTCCTATCGCGACGCCGCCACCGCGCTGCGCACCGGACCGGCCGTCTTCCCGGGCGACCGCGTTTTCACCGCCGCCGACCTGCGGATACCGCATCTGCTGGGGTCCGCTCCGCGGCAGAGCCGGGCGCGGTTCGCCGACGCCGTGCTGGGGGAGCTGCCCGGACAGCCCGACTGGCCGACCCTGCGGGAGACGCTGATCGGCTGGGCGGAGGGGGGGTTTCATCTGGTGCGGGTCGCAGAGCGGCTGCACATCCACCGGAACACACTCCTGTACCGGCTGGAGAAGATCGGAAAGTTGTCGGGGAGACAGGTGCGGGAGCCGGCCCAGGCCATCGAGATGTATCTCGCCTGCCTGACCGACATCCTCCAGGAGAGCGCCACCCAGGACAAGGTAAGGTAA
- a CDS encoding MFS transporter has product MSTASLEKSRPTRTHWLITLYAGGGEFCDGYILSIIGVALPLLTADYHLNSFDSGVVGSASLVGMFAGGLVFGYVTDRVGRQKVYLFDIAAFILLSAAQFFVSDPWQLTVLRFLMGIAIGADFAIAGTIASEFAPRNSRGPLLVIMVTMWSVGAAVAYVVGWAMMSSGYDNWRWMLASSAIPAVLILLLRFGTPESPRWLLSKGRNQEAEAVLKQMLGPDATLADLEADTASRTRYTDIFRGAYLRRTIFVSVFWACQLLPIYAITTYEPTILSSFGLADGNDSYLGSVVVQIFFVLGSLSGILVINKGRRTLLLWSFGLSAIPLLCLAAIARPAPAVVVVLFAAFGVAAFSSQCLQAIYPSELFPTGVRATANGFATGISRVGAAIGTWGAPVVLDHSTRLAMLLGAVICVIGWGTSYVLAPETSGLTLADASAADADYSPRGRARTRRDTSSTTPSPAKEPS; this is encoded by the coding sequence ATGAGCACAGCATCCCTGGAGAAATCCCGTCCCACCCGCACCCACTGGCTCATCACGCTCTACGCCGGCGGTGGTGAGTTCTGCGACGGCTACATCCTCAGCATCATCGGCGTCGCGCTTCCGCTTCTCACCGCCGACTACCACCTCAACTCCTTCGACTCCGGAGTGGTCGGCTCCGCCTCCCTGGTCGGCATGTTCGCCGGCGGCCTGGTCTTCGGCTATGTCACCGACCGGGTCGGGCGGCAGAAGGTCTATCTCTTCGATATCGCCGCCTTCATCCTGCTCTCCGCGGCGCAGTTCTTCGTCAGCGATCCCTGGCAGCTCACCGTGCTGCGCTTCCTCATGGGCATCGCCATCGGCGCCGACTTCGCCATCGCGGGCACCATCGCCTCGGAGTTCGCGCCCCGCAACTCCCGGGGCCCGCTGCTGGTCATCATGGTCACCATGTGGTCGGTCGGCGCCGCCGTGGCGTATGTCGTCGGCTGGGCGATGATGTCCTCCGGTTATGACAACTGGCGCTGGATGCTCGCGAGCAGCGCCATCCCCGCCGTCCTCATCCTCCTGTTGCGCTTCGGCACCCCCGAGTCGCCGCGCTGGCTGCTCAGCAAGGGCCGCAACCAGGAAGCGGAGGCCGTGCTGAAGCAGATGCTCGGCCCGGACGCGACCCTGGCCGACCTGGAGGCGGACACCGCCTCGCGCACCCGCTACACCGATATCTTCCGCGGCGCCTATCTGCGCCGGACCATTTTCGTCAGCGTCTTCTGGGCCTGCCAGCTCCTGCCGATCTACGCCATCACCACCTACGAACCCACCATCCTGTCCTCCTTCGGACTGGCCGACGGCAACGACTCCTATCTCGGCTCGGTCGTGGTGCAGATCTTCTTCGTGCTCGGCTCGCTCTCCGGGATCCTGGTCATCAACAAGGGGCGGCGCACCCTGCTCCTGTGGAGCTTCGGCCTCTCCGCGATCCCCCTGCTCTGCCTCGCGGCCATCGCCCGCCCCGCACCGGCGGTCGTGGTCGTCCTCTTCGCGGCCTTCGGCGTGGCGGCCTTCTCCAGTCAGTGTCTGCAGGCCATCTACCCCTCCGAGCTGTTCCCGACCGGAGTGCGGGCCACCGCCAACGGCTTCGCCACCGGCATCAGCCGCGTCGGCGCGGCCATCGGCACCTGGGGAGCGCCCGTCGTCCTGGACCACAGCACCCGGCTGGCCATGCTGCTCGGCGCGGTGATCTGCGTCATCGGCTGGGGCACGTCGTATGTCCTCGCGCCGGAGACCAGCGGGCTCACCCTCGCCGACGCCAGTGCGGCGGACGCGGACTACAGCCCCCGCGGGCGTGCGCGTACCCGCCGTGACACCTCTTCGACCACACCGTCCCCCGCGAAGGAGCCTTCATGA